Proteins from a single region of Chryseobacterium scophthalmum:
- a CDS encoding DUF2207 domain-containing protein, which translates to MKNCIQIIALFFCFLVFAQNEVPTLAVVPEESVDFDQNNIQRERIISFRSDIHIAENADVTVTETIKVFANGNEIKRGIFRALPTVRNINGRKESVFYKVVAIERNGVKESYHTKKEGGIFTIYIGNKDEQLASGFYTYKIIYQTQDQIGKFKGYDEFYWNVNGTDWSFPVENIQAIVHLPKNADIIQNSCYTGGEESKDQNCTRKKISSTQIEFNAKNLNPHENLTIAVGFKAGVLKEPSGFSKWINRNWPSLSLVIVGFYLLFFYYKNWKKYGRDPEKPVVIPQFNAPNNLSPASLGYIDKGEFDANLVTANLVDLSIKGFVDIDEVKDIKETFLSKMFTLKKLGSENSSLQSDQKRLLKKLFGKEKEVSVNGTYNSKIKKAVDDFKEFITEENKIFVEKVSNKKIVYKALKIILITFFLALIISSLITWSFQTLLIASVIIIFASLFATILVLTWQEGNKLIFLVVLMFSMTFIVPMFFMAFADSDDITAIESNCFKFLIFGIISILIFRYLINKPSEEKVKMESEIDGFKMYLSAAEENQLQFHNPPEMTSDVYEKFLPYAIVFGVEGIWGKRFRDKLQETIDSAQPYENVQYNFGYSFAGAFTSTLNETTVVPVSSGSSSSSSSSSGSSSSYSGGSSSSGSSGGGSSGGGGGGGGGGGW; encoded by the coding sequence ATGAAAAATTGTATACAAATCATTGCTTTATTTTTCTGTTTTCTTGTTTTTGCACAGAATGAAGTCCCTACACTGGCTGTCGTTCCGGAAGAATCTGTGGATTTTGATCAAAATAATATTCAGAGGGAGAGAATTATTTCTTTTCGTTCTGATATTCATATTGCCGAAAACGCTGATGTTACCGTAACGGAAACCATCAAAGTTTTTGCGAATGGAAATGAAATTAAAAGAGGAATTTTTCGTGCTTTACCAACCGTAAGAAACATTAACGGCAGAAAAGAAAGTGTTTTTTACAAAGTCGTTGCTATTGAAAGAAATGGTGTAAAAGAATCTTACCATACCAAAAAGGAGGGTGGTATTTTTACGATTTATATCGGGAATAAAGATGAGCAACTTGCCTCAGGTTTTTATACCTACAAAATTATTTATCAAACGCAGGATCAGATTGGTAAATTCAAAGGATATGATGAATTTTATTGGAATGTAAACGGAACCGATTGGAGTTTTCCTGTTGAAAACATTCAGGCAATAGTTCATTTGCCTAAAAATGCAGATATTATTCAGAATTCTTGTTATACAGGCGGAGAAGAAAGTAAAGATCAGAATTGCACCAGAAAAAAAATATCATCTACACAGATTGAATTTAATGCTAAGAATTTAAATCCACACGAAAACCTTACCATAGCTGTAGGTTTTAAAGCCGGTGTTTTAAAAGAGCCTTCAGGTTTTTCTAAATGGATCAATAGAAATTGGCCAAGCCTTTCATTAGTTATCGTTGGTTTTTATCTGTTGTTTTTCTACTATAAAAACTGGAAGAAATACGGGAGAGATCCTGAAAAACCTGTAGTGATTCCACAGTTTAATGCACCAAATAATCTTTCACCTGCATCTTTAGGATACATCGATAAAGGTGAATTTGATGCCAATCTGGTGACAGCAAATCTTGTAGATCTTTCTATTAAAGGTTTTGTAGATATTGATGAGGTAAAAGACATTAAAGAAACTTTTCTCTCAAAAATGTTCACTTTAAAAAAGCTGGGATCAGAAAACAGCAGTTTGCAGAGCGATCAAAAGAGGCTTTTAAAAAAGCTATTTGGAAAAGAAAAGGAAGTTTCGGTAAACGGTACTTATAATTCTAAAATTAAAAAAGCGGTTGATGATTTTAAAGAATTTATTACTGAAGAAAATAAAATTTTTGTAGAAAAAGTTTCTAACAAAAAGATTGTTTACAAAGCCTTGAAGATTATTCTAATAACTTTTTTTCTTGCTTTAATTATAAGTTCTTTAATAACATGGAGTTTTCAAACATTACTTATAGCTTCTGTTATAATTATTTTTGCAAGTCTCTTTGCTACGATATTGGTATTGACTTGGCAGGAAGGAAATAAGCTTATCTTTTTGGTTGTACTTATGTTTTCTATGACGTTTATAGTGCCGATGTTTTTCATGGCATTTGCAGATTCTGATGATATTACAGCCATTGAATCGAACTGTTTTAAATTTTTAATATTCGGAATTATTTCGATTTTAATATTTCGTTATTTAATAAATAAACCGAGCGAAGAAAAAGTGAAAATGGAATCTGAGATTGATGGTTTCAAAATGTACCTGAGTGCAGCTGAAGAAAATCAGCTTCAATTTCATAACCCTCCGGAAATGACTTCAGATGTATATGAGAAATTTCTTCCGTATGCTATTGTTTTTGGAGTTGAAGGAATCTGGGGCAAAAGGTTTAGAGATAAACTGCAGGAAACCATTGATTCTGCTCAACCTTATGAAAATGTTCAGTATAATTTTGGATACAGCTTTGCTGGTGCTTTTACAAGTACTCTTAACGAAACAACAGTAGTTCCGGTGAGTAGCGGTTCTTCATCTTCTTCATCGAGTTCTTCAGGAAGTTCATCATCTTATTCTGGTGGATCAAGTTCCAGCGGTTCTTCTGGTGGTGGATCTTCCGGCGGCGGCGGTGGAGGTGGTGGTGGAGGCGGTTGGTAG
- a CDS encoding DUF2207 domain-containing protein: MKKLIAFLFLIFFSLGFAQNAEGAVAVGEEQTGFVSGPEKILSFHADIDVDKNSGLSITEKIKVHSEGNEIKRGIFRSLPLVRNLNDRTQKVKYNIVSVKKDGVDEDFHEEIEDGYLKVYVGNKDVILSPGDYNYEIKYTTEKQIGFFEKYDELYWNVNGNEWNFPVDSISATVNLPQGAGIIQNSCYKGAYGSASQDCLAKVLSEHSIEWSAKDLGSGEGLTIAVGFKKGIMVPPPPPTFLEKFGILIAGIIIFLGLLLYYYSTWKKYGVDPEKPTIYPQFNSPDDLSPASLGYIHNESFKNKYLTAALVNLAIKGYVQIVEDEDPGIFGLFKTKKFTVKKLKNPDQNLPKEEINLMNNLFSNISDSMKFDGKYDSKIEQAVRSFQSTLKFQHDKMLNEGNNSKKLILPILVILGVYFLGLFISFTIFPEFEKVFLGIFLLAVLTVAFVVAIILFKFFPGLFKIFLVFPVIAFVLLGMLIYKGSDFTIDNNFNICYIFIVLGFMSLVIYQFLIKRPSEEKLRKKSLIDGFKMYMGAAENQQRKFHNPPEMTPQSFEKLLPFAMVLGVDEIWGKKFDDLLKKMSYEYQSNWYVGLSMNHFAMASVLNSSLTNSIQSSATQPSSSGSSSGSGSGGGGFSGGGGGGGGGGGW; encoded by the coding sequence ATGAAAAAGCTTATAGCATTTCTTTTTCTTATTTTCTTTTCTCTGGGTTTTGCGCAGAATGCTGAAGGAGCTGTAGCTGTTGGTGAAGAGCAGACCGGTTTTGTAAGTGGTCCTGAAAAGATTCTGTCTTTTCATGCAGACATTGATGTCGATAAAAATTCTGGACTGAGCATTACTGAAAAAATAAAAGTTCACAGTGAAGGTAATGAAATTAAACGTGGGATTTTCCGCTCACTGCCTTTGGTAAGAAATCTGAATGACAGAACTCAAAAAGTAAAATACAACATCGTTTCGGTAAAGAAAGACGGTGTTGATGAAGATTTTCACGAAGAAATTGAGGATGGTTATCTTAAAGTGTATGTGGGAAATAAGGATGTCATTTTGTCTCCGGGAGATTACAATTACGAAATAAAATATACCACCGAAAAGCAGATTGGTTTTTTTGAAAAGTATGATGAATTATACTGGAATGTAAATGGTAACGAATGGAATTTTCCTGTTGACAGTATTTCAGCAACAGTAAATCTTCCGCAAGGTGCGGGAATTATTCAGAATTCTTGTTATAAAGGTGCTTACGGAAGTGCTTCTCAGGATTGTCTAGCAAAAGTTCTTTCTGAGCATTCAATTGAATGGAGTGCAAAAGATTTGGGATCTGGTGAAGGTCTCACAATTGCGGTTGGTTTCAAAAAAGGAATTATGGTTCCGCCACCGCCGCCAACTTTTCTTGAAAAATTTGGAATTCTGATTGCCGGAATTATCATTTTTTTAGGATTGCTGTTGTATTATTATTCAACCTGGAAAAAATATGGAGTCGATCCTGAAAAGCCTACTATTTATCCACAATTCAATTCACCGGATGATTTGTCACCGGCTTCTTTAGGCTATATTCATAATGAAAGTTTTAAAAATAAATACCTCACCGCCGCTTTGGTCAATTTGGCCATAAAAGGTTATGTTCAGATTGTTGAAGATGAAGATCCCGGAATTTTTGGTTTGTTTAAAACGAAAAAGTTTACGGTAAAAAAACTGAAGAACCCAGATCAGAATCTACCAAAAGAGGAAATTAATTTGATGAACAATCTATTTTCTAATATTTCAGACAGTATGAAATTTGACGGAAAATATGATTCTAAAATAGAACAGGCTGTTCGAAGTTTTCAATCAACGCTTAAATTTCAGCATGATAAAATGTTGAACGAAGGGAATAATTCTAAAAAGCTCATTTTACCGATCTTAGTGATCTTAGGAGTTTATTTTCTCGGGCTTTTCATAAGCTTCACCATTTTCCCGGAATTTGAAAAAGTGTTTTTAGGAATTTTCCTTCTTGCTGTTTTAACGGTGGCTTTTGTGGTTGCAATTATTTTGTTCAAATTTTTTCCTGGTTTATTTAAGATTTTCTTAGTTTTTCCAGTCATTGCCTTTGTCCTTTTAGGAATGCTTATTTATAAAGGAAGCGATTTTACGATCGACAATAATTTTAATATTTGTTATATTTTTATTGTCTTAGGGTTTATGTCTTTGGTGATTTATCAGTTTTTAATTAAACGTCCTTCAGAAGAGAAGTTGAGAAAAAAATCTTTGATTGATGGTTTCAAAATGTACATGGGAGCTGCCGAAAATCAACAGCGTAAATTTCATAATCCTCCGGAAATGACGCCACAGTCTTTCGAAAAACTATTGCCTTTTGCAATGGTTTTGGGTGTTGATGAAATTTGGGGCAAAAAATTCGATGATCTGCTCAAAAAAATGTCTTATGAATATCAAAGCAATTGGTACGTTGGTTTATCGATGAATCATTTTGCAATGGCAAGTGTGCTCAATTCCAGTTTAACCAATTCTATACAGTCTTCAGCGACACAACCTTCAAGTTCAGGAAGCAGTTCTGGTTCCGGATCTGGTGGCGGCGGTTTTTCCGGTGGCGGTGGCGGTGGCGGCGGTGGCGGTGGCTGGTAA
- a CDS encoding LemA family protein — protein MIALIIGGVLVIALLYGVSIYNRLVKLRNLVQEAWSSIDVMLKKRHDLIPNLVETVKGYATHERETLENVTKARNLAVGADSVEAKEAAEKNLNQAMMNLFAVAEQYPDLKANANFQQLQAELSSIENDIEKSRRYYNGTVRENNTLVESFPSNIIANMYKFEKSKFFELENIAEREVPNVKF, from the coding sequence ATGATTGCACTTATTATTGGTGGTGTTTTGGTTATTGCCTTACTTTACGGAGTATCTATCTACAATCGCCTCGTAAAATTGAGAAATCTCGTTCAGGAAGCTTGGAGTAGTATTGATGTAATGCTTAAAAAACGTCACGATCTGATCCCAAATTTGGTTGAAACGGTAAAAGGTTACGCTACTCACGAACGTGAAACTCTTGAAAATGTTACCAAAGCAAGAAATTTGGCGGTGGGAGCAGATTCTGTGGAAGCTAAAGAGGCAGCAGAAAAAAATCTGAACCAGGCAATGATGAATTTATTTGCTGTCGCAGAGCAATATCCCGATTTAAAGGCCAATGCAAACTTCCAGCAACTACAGGCTGAGCTAAGTTCAATTGAAAACGATATAGAAAAATCCAGAAGATATTACAATGGAACAGTAAGAGAAAACAATACTTTGGTAGAGTCTTTCCCGAGCAATATTATCGCCAATATGTACAAATTTGAAAAGTCTAAATTCTTCGAGCTTGAAAATATTGCCGAAAGAGAAGTTCCTAATGTAAAATTTTAA
- a CDS encoding NIL domain-containing protein produces MITTNVQALPKNVNLIRKELILEVELNGKMKFDHLLNAIYQQMGICYKVLSANVEYMNGNNFGSFQLYINATDEESQELEFFLNHNKLLNTTVEYTCRKYS; encoded by the coding sequence ATGATTACAACCAATGTGCAGGCTTTGCCAAAAAATGTAAACCTTATCCGAAAAGAACTGATCCTTGAAGTAGAACTGAATGGGAAAATGAAATTCGACCATCTTTTAAATGCTATTTATCAGCAGATGGGAATTTGTTACAAAGTATTAAGCGCAAATGTGGAGTATATGAACGGAAACAATTTTGGCTCATTTCAATTATACATCAATGCAACAGATGAAGAATCTCAGGAATTAGAATTTTTCCTTAATCATAATAAACTCTTGAATACCACTGTCGAATATACCTGCAGAAAGTATTCATAA
- a CDS encoding YiiX/YebB-like N1pC/P60 family cysteine hydrolase produces MKAILKNRFLLNLVLLISILLFVVNCKNSQTLGLKNGDLLFVTAKESGLSGAINNVTQKQKNASFDHIGILQKDKTGVFVLHAAPKGGSQKQNLNEFLKDQANDGQKVVAYRLKPQYQKNIPDAIEKANSMLGKPYNFNYILDENSYYCSDYIERAFRKDKIFTLEPMTFVDPKTGKTNVFWEEFYAKKNLKVPEGELGCNPNGLAGSDKIQRIKEL; encoded by the coding sequence ATGAAAGCAATCTTAAAAAATAGATTTCTATTAAACTTAGTTCTCTTAATTTCAATTTTACTTTTTGTTGTAAACTGTAAAAATTCTCAGACTTTAGGTTTGAAAAATGGAGACCTGTTGTTTGTTACGGCAAAAGAAAGTGGCTTGTCGGGTGCAATCAATAATGTGACGCAAAAACAGAAAAATGCTTCCTTCGATCATATCGGAATTTTGCAAAAAGATAAAACAGGTGTTTTTGTTCTTCACGCAGCACCAAAAGGTGGTTCTCAAAAACAGAATTTAAACGAATTTCTAAAAGATCAGGCGAATGACGGACAAAAAGTTGTTGCCTACAGATTAAAACCTCAATATCAGAAAAATATTCCTGATGCCATCGAAAAGGCAAATTCTATGTTGGGAAAGCCTTATAATTTCAACTATATTTTAGATGAAAATTCCTATTACTGTTCAGATTACATCGAAAGAGCATTTAGAAAAGATAAAATATTCACATTAGAACCGATGACTTTCGTTGATCCTAAAACAGGAAAAACAAATGTGTTTTGGGAAGAGTTTTATGCTAAAAAAAATCTTAAAGTTCCGGAAGGAGAGCTGGGCTGTAACCCGAACGGTTTGGCGGGTTCAGATAAAATCCAGCGTATTAAAGAATTATAA
- a CDS encoding DUF1801 domain-containing protein: MQIPSTSVEGYISKIPEERQAVFKKMFDTVNDNLPQGFSQGVSYGMVGWNVPLETFPAGYHCTPGSALPFMGMASQKNFIALYHMGMYAKPELLDWFVAEFPKHSKRKLDMGKSCIRFKKMDEIPFELIAELSKKMTVDEWINIYESNLKK, from the coding sequence ATGCAAATTCCATCAACATCAGTAGAAGGTTATATCTCAAAAATTCCTGAAGAAAGACAGGCGGTTTTCAAAAAAATGTTTGATACAGTTAATGATAATCTACCTCAAGGATTTAGCCAAGGTGTCAGTTATGGAATGGTAGGATGGAATGTTCCTTTAGAAACTTTTCCTGCGGGTTATCATTGCACACCTGGTTCGGCGCTTCCTTTTATGGGAATGGCTTCGCAGAAAAATTTTATCGCCTTATATCATATGGGAATGTATGCAAAACCTGAACTTTTAGACTGGTTTGTGGCAGAGTTTCCTAAACATTCAAAAAGAAAACTGGATATGGGGAAATCATGTATCCGTTTCAAAAAAATGGATGAAATTCCTTTTGAATTAATTGCCGAACTGAGTAAAAAAATGACTGTAGATGAATGGATCAATATTTATGAAAGCAATCTTAAAAAATAG
- a CDS encoding GEVED domain-containing protein has product MKGKRLFGLVNLCALFYAPMAFAQYYHPVAVSGFTQDVIANGVGNASSSTTASVDAVDYAYVSKDFQATATSPALTYGLPVSGQFMSVVGTTPGLTYQLASYNSSNALKLNAVSDSGTLTFTTPTAAFNLYFLATGGSGSGVVSAVVNFTDGTNQTFTSLSVGDWYDQTNFAIQGIGRIKITTNALEDGGGTNPRIYQIPLAISATNQSKTVQNITFSKTSGTGFINIFGVSANRFTTCLAPTAVTASAVTVSSATLTWTAPATVPTNYDIYYTSSTVAPNSNTAPTASGVTGLTANITSGIAPMTKYHVWIRSNCGGSVGEWAYGTTFTTPCSTFTVPYSENFDTTSIGSSSNTNAPMCWSYLETSGFAGYGYVTNSNSNSPTNSYYLSNTSASTGNQMLVSPQTVALSDGTKRVKFYAKGSANYTLQVGTLTNPSDPSTFVSFNTTTITANHAQYTVNIPSGGGSYLAFRHNLGGTYRTIYLDDITVEAIPSCLEPVSLAVTGQTMNSVGLSWTDTATVPVNNYDIYYSTTNAAPTTSTVLNATNSVTSSTTTVTVPGLASETIYYFWVRSRCSATNQSIWVGSVNAFTGYCLPSSSNQNSWISAFTSTGAVTNMAYSSATAVAATNGYQNLSSTTNTISNAAGSTTSISMTAGGPTCGMAVWVDWNNDLVFSSTERMYVTSTYETTTPSTASITIPAGTPLGNYRMRVMCDYNSTAPSNACASVTRGEFLDFKLQVVNTLGTSDLTTKNKEVKVYPNPFSDIINISEFKDVKTVKVTDVAGRTLKTIENPSKEINLSSLHSGLYLITMSYKDGSQNTVKAIKK; this is encoded by the coding sequence ATGAAAGGAAAAAGACTCTTTGGATTGGTTAATCTATGCGCGCTTTTCTATGCGCCAATGGCATTTGCCCAATATTATCACCCTGTTGCTGTAAGTGGGTTTACACAAGATGTAATTGCTAATGGAGTAGGAAATGCTTCTTCTAGTACAACGGCTTCTGTAGACGCAGTTGATTACGCTTATGTCTCAAAAGATTTTCAGGCTACTGCAACAAGTCCTGCGCTTACTTACGGACTTCCTGTTTCGGGTCAATTTATGAGTGTTGTTGGTACAACTCCGGGATTGACGTATCAATTAGCATCTTACAACAGCAGTAATGCTTTAAAGTTAAATGCTGTTTCTGATTCCGGAACCTTAACTTTTACTACACCAACCGCAGCATTTAATTTGTATTTCTTAGCAACCGGCGGAAGTGGATCAGGTGTTGTAAGTGCTGTTGTGAATTTTACTGACGGAACCAACCAGACGTTTACAAGTTTATCTGTCGGTGACTGGTATGATCAAACAAATTTTGCAATACAGGGAATTGGAAGAATCAAAATTACCACTAATGCATTGGAAGATGGAGGAGGTACAAATCCTAGAATTTATCAGATTCCTTTAGCAATATCGGCAACGAATCAATCTAAAACTGTACAGAACATTACTTTTAGTAAGACTTCAGGAACTGGTTTTATCAATATCTTTGGTGTTTCAGCAAACAGATTTACAACTTGTCTGGCGCCAACTGCAGTTACAGCTTCAGCGGTTACGGTAAGTTCTGCGACTCTTACATGGACTGCTCCAGCTACAGTACCTACTAATTACGATATTTATTATACTTCTTCTACAGTTGCGCCAAATAGCAATACAGCACCTACAGCATCTGGTGTTACCGGACTTACTGCAAATATCACTAGCGGAATTGCGCCTATGACCAAGTATCATGTTTGGATAAGATCAAACTGTGGTGGATCTGTGGGAGAATGGGCTTATGGAACAACTTTTACAACACCTTGTTCAACTTTTACAGTACCTTATTCTGAAAATTTTGATACCACATCAATTGGATCTTCTTCGAATACTAATGCACCAATGTGCTGGTCGTATTTAGAAACAAGTGGATTTGCAGGATACGGATATGTTACCAATAGCAACTCAAACTCACCAACAAATAGTTATTATTTATCTAATACTTCGGCAAGTACAGGTAATCAAATGTTAGTGTCGCCTCAAACAGTTGCTTTGTCTGATGGAACCAAGAGAGTGAAATTTTATGCAAAAGGTAGCGCAAACTATACTTTACAAGTAGGAACTTTGACTAATCCTTCAGATCCGTCAACCTTCGTTTCATTTAATACAACAACTATCACGGCAAATCATGCTCAGTATACTGTTAATATTCCATCGGGAGGAGGTTCTTATTTAGCTTTCAGACATAATTTGGGAGGAACTTACAGAACAATTTATCTTGATGACATTACGGTGGAGGCTATTCCTTCTTGTTTAGAGCCAGTTTCGCTTGCGGTTACAGGTCAAACGATGAATTCGGTAGGCTTATCTTGGACTGATACAGCAACCGTTCCTGTGAATAATTATGATATCTATTATAGTACAACTAATGCAGCTCCTACTACAAGTACTGTTTTAAATGCTACCAACTCTGTAACTTCTTCTACAACTACAGTTACGGTTCCGGGATTAGCTTCTGAAACAATTTATTATTTCTGGGTTAGATCTCGTTGTTCAGCTACGAATCAAAGTATTTGGGTAGGATCGGTTAATGCTTTTACTGGATATTGTTTACCATCTTCTTCTAACCAAAATTCTTGGATATCTGCATTTACTTCGACGGGAGCAGTTACAAATATGGCCTATTCTTCTGCAACCGCTGTTGCTGCAACTAATGGCTACCAAAATCTATCTTCAACAACAAATACCATTTCAAATGCTGCGGGAAGTACAACTTCAATTTCTATGACGGCAGGTGGACCAACTTGTGGAATGGCAGTTTGGGTTGATTGGAATAACGACTTAGTATTCAGTTCTACAGAAAGAATGTATGTAACAAGTACTTATGAAACAACCACACCTTCTACTGCATCAATTACTATTCCTGCGGGAACACCTCTAGGAAATTACAGAATGAGAGTAATGTGTGATTACAATTCAACAGCACCTTCCAATGCTTGTGCATCTGTTACAAGAGGAGAGTTTCTTGATTTCAAACTTCAGGTGGTAAATACATTAGGAACTTCAGATCTTACTACAAAGAATAAGGAGGTTAAAGTTTATCCAAATCCATTCAGTGATATAATTAATATCTCAGAATTTAAAGATGTTAAAACAGTTAAAGTTACTGATGTAGCTGGAAGAACATTAAAAACTATTGAAAATCCTTCTAAGGAAATCAATTTAAGTTCATTACATTCTGGACTTTATTTAATTACCATGTCTTATAAAGACGGTTCTCAAAATACGGTGAAAGCCATTAAAAAGTAA
- a CDS encoding pyridoxal phosphate-dependent aminotransferase, with protein sequence MPNISNRAQQMPPSPVRKLVPFALQAKQRGTKVYHLNIGQPDIETPETALNALKNIDLKVLEYALSEGNIEYRKALTEYYHSLDFTDLTPDNFIVTNGGSEALNFAISTLCDDGDEVIIPEPYYANYNGFTSTFNVNVVAIPSSIDTGFALPPIEEFEKKITAKTRAIVICNPGNPTGYLYTREELQKLAEIALKYDIVVISDEVYREYVYDGKQQVSMLAFPELSENCIIIDSESKRYSMCGVRIGCLITRSKKIHDAAMLFAQARLSPVLLGQIAATAAHQNDGAYIRAVREEYTHRRNVLVDLLNAIPGVICPKPKGAFYCVAELPVDDTEKFAQWLLEKYTLNNETIMVAPAGGFYSDPELGKKQVRIAYVLKEEDLRKSAEILKHALEKYKLEFNL encoded by the coding sequence ATGCCAAACATTTCAAACAGAGCACAACAGATGCCGCCTTCACCGGTAAGAAAACTGGTTCCTTTTGCCTTACAGGCTAAACAGAGAGGTACAAAAGTATATCACCTTAACATCGGACAACCGGATATCGAAACTCCTGAAACCGCTTTGAATGCTTTAAAAAACATTGATTTAAAAGTTTTGGAATATGCTCTTTCAGAAGGAAATATTGAATACAGAAAAGCGCTTACAGAATATTATCATTCTTTAGATTTTACAGATCTTACTCCAGATAATTTCATTGTAACAAACGGTGGATCTGAAGCTTTAAATTTCGCCATTTCTACTCTTTGTGATGACGGCGATGAAGTAATTATTCCAGAACCATATTATGCAAATTATAACGGATTTACAAGCACATTCAATGTGAATGTAGTTGCAATTCCTTCTTCTATTGACACTGGTTTTGCACTTCCTCCGATTGAAGAATTTGAGAAAAAAATCACTGCAAAAACAAGAGCAATCGTTATTTGTAACCCTGGAAATCCTACGGGATATCTTTACACCCGTGAAGAACTTCAGAAGTTAGCAGAAATTGCTTTAAAATATGACATCGTTGTTATTTCTGACGAGGTTTACAGAGAATATGTTTATGACGGAAAACAACAAGTTTCAATGCTTGCTTTTCCTGAATTAAGCGAAAACTGCATCATTATCGATTCTGAATCTAAGCGTTATTCTATGTGTGGTGTAAGAATCGGATGTTTAATTACCCGTTCAAAAAAAATTCACGATGCTGCAATGCTATTTGCGCAGGCAAGATTAAGCCCGGTACTTTTGGGACAAATTGCTGCAACTGCCGCTCACCAGAATGATGGAGCATACATCAGAGCCGTAAGAGAAGAATATACTCACAGAAGAAATGTTTTAGTTGATTTGCTGAATGCAATTCCGGGAGTTATTTGCCCTAAACCAAAAGGAGCATTCTACTGTGTTGCCGAACTTCCGGTAGATGATACTGAAAAATTCGCGCAATGGCTTCTTGAAAAATACACTTTGAACAACGAAACCATCATGGTTGCACCTGCAGGAGGATTTTACAGCGATCCTGAATTAGGAAAAAAACAGGTGAGAATTGCTTACGTTCTGAAAGAAGAAGATTTAAGAAAAAGTGCAGAAATCTTAAAACATGCACTTGAAAAATATAAATTAGAGTTCAATCTTTAA
- the murB gene encoding UDP-N-acetylmuramate dehydrogenase, protein MQENFSLKPFNTFGVEAKAKYFVEVNTVEELTETLKLSHTQTLPLLFLGGGSNILFTKDFDGLAIQLNLKGISEKFLNENEVLVTAKAGENWHEFVMFCLNKNYGGLENLSLIPGNVGTSPMQNIGAYGTEIKDHFLSCKVLNLQTLEVENFDLEKCRFGYRDSIFKQEGKNKYVILEVSFKLTTQNHSIKTEYGAIQSELENLGIKNPTIQDVSKAVINIRQSKLPDPKKIGNAGSFFKNPTIPLTQFEGLKLKFDNIQGYPNGNFVKVPAGWLIEQCGWKGKQIGNVASHQLQSLVIINATGNASGKEIFDFSGLIIDSVKEKFGIELEREVNIL, encoded by the coding sequence ATGCAGGAAAATTTTTCACTAAAACCTTTCAATACTTTTGGAGTAGAAGCAAAAGCAAAATATTTTGTTGAAGTAAATACTGTAGAAGAATTAACTGAAACTCTAAAACTCTCCCACACTCAAACTCTCCCACTCCTATTCTTGGGTGGCGGAAGCAATATCTTGTTTACAAAAGATTTTGACGGTTTAGCAATACAATTAAATTTAAAAGGAATTTCTGAAAAATTTTTAAATGAAAATGAAGTTTTAGTAACAGCAAAAGCCGGAGAAAACTGGCATGAATTCGTTATGTTTTGCCTGAATAAAAATTACGGTGGACTTGAAAATCTTTCTTTAATTCCAGGAAATGTAGGAACCTCACCGATGCAGAATATCGGAGCTTACGGAACCGAAATAAAAGATCATTTTTTAAGCTGTAAAGTTTTGAATTTACAGACATTAGAAGTTGAAAATTTTGATCTGGAAAAATGCAGATTCGGGTACAGAGATTCTATTTTCAAACAAGAAGGAAAAAATAAATATGTGATTTTGGAAGTGAGTTTTAAATTAACCACTCAAAACCACTCCATTAAAACCGAATATGGTGCTATACAATCTGAACTGGAAAATTTAGGAATAAAAAATCCAACAATTCAGGATGTTTCAAAAGCCGTTATTAACATCAGACAAAGCAAACTTCCCGATCCTAAAAAAATTGGTAACGCTGGAAGTTTTTTTAAAAACCCCACTATTCCTTTAACACAGTTTGAAGGTTTAAAATTAAAATTCGACAACATTCAGGGTTATCCGAACGGAAATTTCGTAAAAGTTCCTGCAGGCTGGCTCATCGAACAATGTGGCTGGAAAGGAAAACAAATCGGAAATGTGGCTTCTCATCAATTACAGTCTTTAGTGATTATTAACGCAACGGGAAATGCTTCTGGGAAAGAAATTTTTGATTTTTCAGGTTTAATTATTGATTCCGTTAAAGAAAAATTCGGGATTGAATTGGAAAGAGAGGTTAATATTTTATAG